The Bacteroidota bacterium genome segment GTTTTTTTAAAGCTGAGTTAGCAGCGGCCGCTGTGTGCTGAGTTTGCATAAAGCGAAGGTAGGCTTATTCCCTTGATACGTCAAAACGAAATCCTCCGGAAATGCTGAAGGAAAAGATATTGTGTTTGATCTCGCTGGGAGCTTCTTCGGGAGAGTTTTTGAAATATTTATATTCGAATGCGGGGTTCATATAAAAATAAGTGTGTGCCAATATTTTATAATCGCCTACCAGTCCTAAATTGGTAAAAAAGGTACGCGCCAGGTGTTCATCCCCAAAAAAGTTAAAATGCTTAACCCCTGAAAATCCGAAATACCCTATGTGGCCTTTAAAGCCAAATGAATATGATTTATTTGTTTCAAAATTAAACGGCACTTCTACCTGTCCATAAAATTTTTCGAAACGGAAACTCTCATCATATACTACAATTGCGCCATCAGCACCAGGGGTATTGCTGCGCAAAGTAAGTTTATCAAGATAAAAATTTTCGAAACTGACTCCCAAACCCAATCGAACAGCCATAACAGGAGCCGATACCTCCAGGTTTAGCATTCTTGTGGGGTTTTTGGCCCGGAAGCGCATGTCGCCCGAACGGATCACTGTACCATTATTATCATACAATTCAGAACTGCCAAGGTTCGAGAACCAGCTTGCGGTACCGGCACCATAGGAAACACCCACAAAATACTTCTTGAACTTGCGATCAAGTGTTTGGTAATAACCGGTTGCCTGTGCAAAAGCTCCGAGCGCACTCGCCGCCATCAAAACGGTCAATATGATTTTACGGGTAAATTTCAATTCTGTAATATTCCGGTTGATTTTGATTTTATACGCTGACTGTTCTTAAAAGGTTCGCATGCGGTTAAACCTAATATATTAAATAACTCTTTATCAGCATTAAAATCAGGGTTGGGAGTTGTAAGTAGCTTATCACCTGCAAAAATTGAATTCGCGCCTGCCATAAAACATAATGCCTGGCCTTCAGCCGACATCTGAGTGCGGCCGGCCGACAAACGAACCACTGTTTTGGGCATAACAATACGTGTGGTGGATATCATCCGCACCATATCCCATATTGGTACAAGAGGCTGATCTTCAAGGGGAGTTCCTTCAACCGGCACAAGAGCGTTGATCGGAACCGATTCGGGCCGGGGCTTCATATTGGCCAACGTTACAAGCATTTTAACTCTATCCTCAACCGATTCACCCATTCCAATAATACCTCCCGAACATACTGTAATTTTGGCTTTTCGCACGTTTTTTATTGTATTCAACCTGTCGTCGTAGGTTCGTGTTGTGATTATACTCTTGTAATTTTCTTCTGATGTATCAAGGTTATGGTTGTAAGCATACAAACCCGCATCGGAAAGCTTTTGGGCTTGCAACTCAGTTAACATACCGAGTGTACAGCAAACCTCCATATCCATGCTGTTCACTGCTTTTACCATTTCCAGTACACGGTCAAAATCACTGTTATCACGAACTTCGCGCCATGCGGCTCCCATACATAAGCGGGATGCTCCACCCGTTTTTGCTTTTTGCGCGGCTTTTCTTACCTGGTCAACCGTCATTAATTTATGAACATCAATATCTGTATGGTAACGGGCTGCCTGGGGGCAATAAGAGCAGTCTTCAGAACAGCCTCCTGTTTTAATGGAAATCAGCGAACTTACCTGTACTTCCGCGGAATCATTATGCATGCGATGCACAGTAGCCGCTTTATAGATCAATTCAAGTAAAGGGGTGTTATAGACCTTCAACACTTCATCAACGGTCAACAGGGAGGCATTATCCGACATGAAATTTAGCTTTATTGCTTCTATTACAAATTTAATCTTTTCTGTTTAATAACAAAATTATTATGGTTGTTGGTTCTCATTTGTTGTTATACGTTTTTAGTGAACTTACAACTAACATCTGACAATAGAAATACCATAGATTTCATTGTATAACTTAACCGAAAAATGTAGGTTTGTACAATGCGCATTGATATTATCACCATTCACCCCGAATTAATAGCAAGTCCATTCGAACATTCTATTTTAAAACGTGGAATTTCTAAAGGGTTGGCGGAAGTCAATTTTATCAATTTACGTGATTATTCAACAAATAAACACAAATCAGTTGATGATTACCAGTTTGGCGGAGGTGCGGGTATGGTAATGATGATCGAACCTATTGTTGCGTGTATTGAACATCTGAAATCCCAGCGAAAATACGATGAGGTGATTTACACATCACCGGATGGGGAATTATTCAGTCAAAAGATCGCCAATACCCTGTCCACACTCAAAAACATCATTATTTTATGCGGTCATTATAAGGGTATTGACGAAAGAGTGCGGGAACACTATATAACACGTGAAATTTCAATAGGGGATTACGTATTATCCGGGGGAGAACTTGCAGCCGCCATCATTTCGGATGCCATCATACGCTTAATCCCGGGAGTTATATCCGATGAGACCTCTGCCCTCTCCGATTCCTTTCAGGATGGCTTGCTTGCCCCACCTGTTTATACACGACCGGCGGATTTTATGGGTCGGAAAGTTCCTGAAATATTACTTTCAGGCAATTTTGAGAAAATAGAACAATGGCGGGCCGCAAAGGCCCTCGAACGCACTCAAAAACGAAGACCGGATCTCTTAAAATAGGGTTCTTTATATATTCATCAGATTTGTAACAGCGAAGTTGAGGAAAACAACTCTCTATAAGAGAATTAGTTAGAAATTCCCGGAATGTGTTTTTTGAAAAAAAACTATTACATTTGCCATATTAGTGACAGATACCTCATTTTGACCTTATGAATAACGACTCTGAGTTCATTGAGCATGCTTACAGTTTGATGTCAGACCAGCAAATTCTTCTTGCTTATCTGGGGGATGTAACTCCTGAACTGATTAATGCCATACTTAAAGGTGTAAAAAACGACTCCGTTGGTTTTCAAAAGGAAGAGTTGCTTACAAAAAAGAAGGTTTACAACATTATTGTTGAGTCGCTCGAAAACATCACCCGTCATTCGGAGGTGGAAGAAAAGGGATTACAGCCTTCACTTTTTCTGCTTGGAAAAAATGATAAAAATTACTTTGTTGTTTCGGGTAATTACATTTACAATAACCAGGTGGATAATTTAAAACAGATGATCGACCAGGTAAACGCGCTTGACAAGGAGAATATTAAAAAAGTATACCGCGATATATTGGCCGAAGGAAAAATATCGGTGAAGGGAGGGGCTGGCTTGGGAATTATTGATATGGCGATCAAGTCGGGGAACAAACTGGAGTACACATTTATTCCCGTTCAGGATAAAATTTCTTTCTACATTTT includes the following:
- the trmD gene encoding tRNA (guanosine(37)-N1)-methyltransferase TrmD, with protein sequence MRIDIITIHPELIASPFEHSILKRGISKGLAEVNFINLRDYSTNKHKSVDDYQFGGGAGMVMMIEPIVACIEHLKSQRKYDEVIYTSPDGELFSQKIANTLSTLKNIIILCGHYKGIDERVREHYITREISIGDYVLSGGELAAAIISDAIIRLIPGVISDETSALSDSFQDGLLAPPVYTRPADFMGRKVPEILLSGNFEKIEQWRAAKALERTQKRRPDLLK
- the bioB gene encoding biotin synthase BioB produces the protein MSDNASLLTVDEVLKVYNTPLLELIYKAATVHRMHNDSAEVQVSSLISIKTGGCSEDCSYCPQAARYHTDIDVHKLMTVDQVRKAAQKAKTGGASRLCMGAAWREVRDNSDFDRVLEMVKAVNSMDMEVCCTLGMLTELQAQKLSDAGLYAYNHNLDTSEENYKSIITTRTYDDRLNTIKNVRKAKITVCSGGIIGMGESVEDRVKMLVTLANMKPRPESVPINALVPVEGTPLEDQPLVPIWDMVRMISTTRIVMPKTVVRLSAGRTQMSAEGQALCFMAGANSIFAGDKLLTTPNPDFNADKELFNILGLTACEPFKNSQRIKSKSTGILQN